The Luteitalea sp. genome contains the following window.
ACGTCCTGCTCTCGAAGCTGGAGAACCGCACGCTGCGCGAAGTCTGCGACATCGTCCGGGGTCGTCTCTACACCTTTCCGGTTCGACGCCACTCGATTCCAGAGTGGCTGAGGAAGTCCGTCAGGGAGCACCGGGAGATCATCCGACTGGCGATCGCGAAGGATGGCGAGGCGCTCGGCGCGTACTTTCGTGATATTCACTGGAGCTACGACCGCAATCGCCGCTACATCGACGATGCCTTCGATGCCAGCGGCGAAGCGGCCGTGCATTTGTAGGTCGTCTTACTTTTTGTTGGGGGAGGACGAGCAGCCATGGTGAAGCGATTCCTTATCGTCGTGTGTGCGGCAACGATGTGCGCCGCCTTGATGGGCACGGCGCCACCCGCGTGGGCCCAAGGGACCACCTCGCGCATCGGCGGCGCCGTCACCGATGCGAGCGGTGGGGCAATTCCCGGCGCCACGGTCACGCTGACCAACGAGTCGACGGGCGTCTCGTTCACGACCGTCACGTCTGGCACCGGTGTTTATGTGTTCGAGGC
Protein-coding sequences here:
- a CDS encoding FCD domain-containing protein, which produces YETLGILEGAAVSQIASLIDDEDLSELRRLNAKMRAAAKEGDLQAFGVWNREFHDVLLSKLENRTLREVCDIVRGRLYTFPVRRHSIPEWLRKSVREHREIIRLAIAKDGEALGAYFRDIHWSYDRNRRYIDDAFDASGEAAVHL